A section of the Acanthochromis polyacanthus isolate Apoly-LR-REF ecotype Palm Island chromosome 1, KAUST_Apoly_ChrSc, whole genome shotgun sequence genome encodes:
- the LOC110962477 gene encoding KATNB1-like protein 1 isoform X2: MRTLRNEQKRIHAAPNITHMCGSLELMDSKTADGKSQNLERAFHYDAAHYKVSYSHGRNINEEDTDKNEEFDKKRYPVSRCGNKPGRVKRVVSCKRKTHHLTVARRKQLGSGRTCDAANKENEMKYLQDTEQDIFHMDPWELPLIFNSSHKTGKTGSEQTDYCTLSELSRDHSTMTDVLFGRSLRLKVALTLWQRNVGELLTYFLRIQDTGVFVDFLPLISNCIDEDSPRITIGCCVDLFPLVKKVLSSPYEEYLIVGLKWIHSILKTWWKELRASSCSESSKPPLDKNFQVFNQQLLEFWHQEPYLKSVPGAAGDIAKIVDSFLSQLTSQR; encoded by the exons AATTAATGGACTCCAAAACTGCAGACGGAAAGAGCCAAAATCTTGAACGTGCCTTCCATTATGATGCAGCACACTACAAAGTGAGCTATTCTCATGGGAGAAACATAAACGAG GAAGATACTGACAAAAACGAGGAGTTCGACAAGAAGCG GTATCCAGTGAGTCGCTGCGGCAACAAACCGGGCAGAGTGAAGCGGGTGGTGTCATGTAAGAGGAAGACTCATCATCTGACTGTGGCTCGGAGGAAGCAGCTCGGGTCTGGGAGGACCTGCGATGCTGCAAACAAGGAAAACGAGATGAAATATTTGCAGGACACGGAGCAGGATATTTTCCATATGGACCCCTGGGAGCTCCCACTAATTTTCAACAGTAGCCACAAGACTGGTAAAACTGGTTCTGAACAGACTGACTACTGTACACTCAGTGAG CTCTCGAGGGATCATAGCACAATGACTGATGTGTTATTTGGAAGAAGTCTAAGGCTGAAAGTGGCTTTAACGCTGTGGCAGAGAAATGTTGGAGAGCTGTTGACGTACTTTCTGAG GATCCAAGACACCGGGGTGTTTGTTGATTTTCTCCCCCTAATAAGCAACTG CATTGACGAGGATTCTCCCAGGATAACAATCGGCTGCTGTGTCGACCTCTTTCCTTTAGTTAAGAAAGTCCTCAGCAGTCCATATGAAGA GTATCTTATTGTTGGTTTAAAGTGGATACATTCGATTTTGAAAACCTGGTGGAAGGAACTGAGAGCAAGTAGCTGCAGTGAATCCTCTAAACCGCCGTTGGATAA aaattTCCAAGTTTTCAACCAGCAGCTGTTGGAGTTTTGGCACCAGGAACCTTACTTGAAATCCGTTCCAGGAGCTGCAGGAGACATAGCAAAG ATTGTCGACTCCTTCCTGTCTCAACTGACTTCACAGCGCTAA
- the zgc:194887 gene encoding fibrinogen-like protein 1-like protein, with the protein MKCFRYWLSAAVLLLLSVTGCDTEHLQAENLHLLPSDEQISVLNRGMRALPRDCYEMLMASSGQARDGVYLIQPGDSPIVAYCSMQEGGWTVVQHITINSSVNFDRTWAEYKDGFGDVTGDHWLGNEHLHQLTHGPARYKLGVKLVDQDAVTKTGEYDPFLVEDESSAYRLRLGLFEGTAIDALTLDTENYLHDNQRFTTKDRDNDNYFQNCAKLEFQGVPGGGWWYDACAGANLNRRNVIYWQKDCNKERLCKYAWMMARPSDTVKLIPSGDCKKDEL; encoded by the exons atgAAGTGTTTTAGATACTGGCTGTCAGCAgctgttttgctgctgcttAGCGTGACTGGATGTGACACTGAGCATCTCCAGGCAGAAAACCTCCATCTTCTTCCCTCAGATGAGCAAATCTCAGTCCTGAACCGGGGAATGAGAG CGCTGCCCAGAGACTGCTACGAAATGCTGATGGCTTCTTCAGGTCAGGCCAGAGACGGTGTGTACCTCATCCAGCCAGGTGACTCTCCCATCGTTGCCTACTGTTCCATGCAGGAGGGAGGCTGGACGGTGGTGCAGCATATCACCATTAATAGTAGCGTTAATTTTGATCGCACCTGGGCTGAGTACAAAGACGGCTTCGGGGATGTTACTGGGGATCACTGGCTTGGGAATGAACACCTCCATCAGCTTACCCATGGTCCTGCACGCTATAAGCTAGGAGTGAAACTCGTGGATCAAGATGCCGTCACCAAGACAGGGGAGTACGATCCATTCCTGGTGGAGGATGAGTCATCAGCATACAGGCTGAGGCTGGGTTTGTTTGAGGGTACAGCTATAGACGCTCTGACCCTGGACACTGAAAACTACCTGCATGACAACCAGAGGTTCACCACTAAAGACAGAGACAATGACAATTACTTCCAAAACTGTGCCAAGCTGGAGTTTCAAGGGGTTCCAGGAGGAGGTTGGTGGTACGACGCCTGCGCTGGTGCCAATCTAAACCGCAGGAATGTCATCTACTGGCAAAAGGACTGCAACAAGGAGCGGCTGTGTAAATATGCGTGGATGATGGCGAGACCTTCAGACACAGTTAAACTGATTCCAAGTGGAGACTGCAAGAAGGATGAGCTTTAA
- the chrm5a gene encoding muscarinic acetylcholine receptor M5a: protein MPINIRTMEGEIMVNATVNTSTMDVQLVTHSLWEVITIATVSAIVSLITIVGNVLVMLSFKVNSQLKTVNNYYLLSLAAADLIIGVFSMNLYTSYILMGYWALGNLACDLWLALDYVASNASVMNLLVISFDRYFSITRPLTYRAKRTPKRAGIMIGLAWLVSLILWAPPILCWQYFVGKRTVPERQCQIQFFSEPVITFGTAIAAFYIPVSVMTILYCRIYKETEKRTKDLAELQGINYPTDSEVAQPQKTIIRSCFNCKLRSASHDRNQASWSSSSRSNAAKSAATTSDEWSKAGQLTTFNSYASSDDEDRPVSPGGFQASSFRNQACEASRIGVGSGSEQLSSYDEDSFFQTPPKSSSQRSSKCVSYKFKPVAKDTVEHQSKNGDTKMASSTFSSAESMSAPSTSSTSKPIDATLKSQITKRKRMVLIKERKAAQTLSAILLAFILTWTPYNIMVLISTFCSDCIPLSLWHLGYWLCYVNSTVNPMCYALCNKTFQKTFRMLLLCQWKKKRIEEKLYWYGQNPVVNSKLT, encoded by the coding sequence ATGCCAATAAACATAAGGACCATGGAAGGAGAAATCATGGTGAATGCCACAGTAAATACCAGTACGATGGACGTGCAGCTGGTCACCCACAGTCTCTGGGAGGTGATCACCATTGCGACTGTGTCGGCTATAGTCAGCCTCATCACCATAGTGGGGAATGTTCTTGTAATGCTCTCCTTTAAGGTCAACAGCCAACTGAAGACAGTGAATAACTACTACCTACTGAGTCTGGCAGCTGCTGACCTCATCATAGGTGTTTTCTCCATGAATCTGTACACCTCTTATATACTGATGGGCTACTGGGCCTTGGGGAACCTCGCCTGTGACCTGTGGTTGGCTCTGGACTATGTAGCCAGCAACGCCTCGGTCATGAACCTGCTGGTGATCAGCTTCGACAGATATTTCTCCATCACCAGGCCTCTGACCTACAGGGCCAAACGGACTCCCAAACGAGCTGGGATCATGATTGGTTTAGCCTGGCTGGTCTCCCTCATTCTGTGGGCCCCGCCTATTCTCTGCTGGCAGTACTTTGTTGGGAAAAGGACTGTCCCTGAGAGGCAATGCCAGATCCAGTTTTTCTCAGAGCCTGTAATAACCTTTGGGACGGCAATTGCAGCCTTTTACATCCCTGTATCAGTCATGACCATCCTCTACTGTCGAATCTacaaggagacagaaaagaggaCGAAAGATCTTGCGGAGCTTCAGGGGATTAACTATCCTACAGACTCTGAGGTGGCTCAGCCTCAGAAGACCATCATCAGGTCCTGTTTTAACTGTAAACTAAGATCAGCTTCTCATGACAGAAACCAGGCCTCCTGGTCGTCCTCTAGCCGGAGCAATGCTGCCAAATCGGCAGCCACCACCAGCGATGAATGGTCCAAAGCTGGCCAGCTGACCACCTTCAATAGCTATGCCTCCTCAGACGACGAGGACAGGCCAGTGTCTCCTGGAGGCTTCCAGGCATCGTCCTTCAGGAACCAGGCCTGCGAGGCCAGCAGGATTGGAGTGGGCAGCGGGAGCGAGCAGCTCAGCAGCTATGATGAAGACAGTTTCTTTCAGACGCCACCCAAAAGCAGCTCTCAGAGGAGTAGCAAGTGTGTCTCGTACAAGTTTAAACCTGTGGCCAAAGATACTGTGGAGCACCAAAGCAAAAACGGAGACACTAAAATGGCCTCTTCGACGTTCTCCTCGGCTGAGTCCATGAGCGCTCCATCCACCTCCTCGACCTCTAAACCCATAGACGCTACGCTGAAAAGCCAGATCACTAAGAGGAAGAGGATGGTGCTGATCAAGGAGAGGAAAGCAGCTCAGACTCTCAGTGCCATCCTGCTGGCCTTCATCCTAACATGGACACCTTATAACATCATGGTGCTGATTTCCACCTTCTGCTCAGACTGCATCCCCCTTTCCCTCTGGCATCTGGGCTACTGGCTGTGCTACGTCAACAGCACCGTCAATCCCATGTGCTATGCCCTTTGCAACAAGACTTTTCAGAAGACCTTTCGCATGCTCTTACTCTGCcagtggaaaaagaaaaggattGAGGAAAAACTATACTGGTATGGACAAAACCCTGTGGTCAACTCCAAACTGACatga
- the LOC110962477 gene encoding KATNB1-like protein 1 isoform X3, translated as MDSKTADGKSQNLERAFHYDAAHYKVSYSHGRNINEEDTDKNEEFDKKRYPVSRCGNKPGRVKRVVSCKRKTHHLTVARRKQLGSGRTCDAANKENEMKYLQDTEQDIFHMDPWELPLIFNSSHKTGKTGSEQTDYCTLSELSRDHSTMTDVLFGRSLRLKVALTLWQRNVGELLTYFLRIQDTGVFVDFLPLISNCIDEDSPRITIGCCVDLFPLVKKVLSSPYEEYLIVGLKWIHSILKTWWKELRASSCSESSKPPLDKNFQVFNQQLLEFWHQEPYLKSVPGAAGDIAKIVDSFLSQLTSQR; from the exons ATGGACTCCAAAACTGCAGACGGAAAGAGCCAAAATCTTGAACGTGCCTTCCATTATGATGCAGCACACTACAAAGTGAGCTATTCTCATGGGAGAAACATAAACGAG GAAGATACTGACAAAAACGAGGAGTTCGACAAGAAGCG GTATCCAGTGAGTCGCTGCGGCAACAAACCGGGCAGAGTGAAGCGGGTGGTGTCATGTAAGAGGAAGACTCATCATCTGACTGTGGCTCGGAGGAAGCAGCTCGGGTCTGGGAGGACCTGCGATGCTGCAAACAAGGAAAACGAGATGAAATATTTGCAGGACACGGAGCAGGATATTTTCCATATGGACCCCTGGGAGCTCCCACTAATTTTCAACAGTAGCCACAAGACTGGTAAAACTGGTTCTGAACAGACTGACTACTGTACACTCAGTGAG CTCTCGAGGGATCATAGCACAATGACTGATGTGTTATTTGGAAGAAGTCTAAGGCTGAAAGTGGCTTTAACGCTGTGGCAGAGAAATGTTGGAGAGCTGTTGACGTACTTTCTGAG GATCCAAGACACCGGGGTGTTTGTTGATTTTCTCCCCCTAATAAGCAACTG CATTGACGAGGATTCTCCCAGGATAACAATCGGCTGCTGTGTCGACCTCTTTCCTTTAGTTAAGAAAGTCCTCAGCAGTCCATATGAAGA GTATCTTATTGTTGGTTTAAAGTGGATACATTCGATTTTGAAAACCTGGTGGAAGGAACTGAGAGCAAGTAGCTGCAGTGAATCCTCTAAACCGCCGTTGGATAA aaattTCCAAGTTTTCAACCAGCAGCTGTTGGAGTTTTGGCACCAGGAACCTTACTTGAAATCCGTTCCAGGAGCTGCAGGAGACATAGCAAAG ATTGTCGACTCCTTCCTGTCTCAACTGACTTCACAGCGCTAA
- the LOC110962477 gene encoding KATNB1-like protein 1 isoform X1, whose translation MTTTCFTFIRNEQKRIHAAPNITHMCGSLELMDSKTADGKSQNLERAFHYDAAHYKVSYSHGRNINEEDTDKNEEFDKKRYPVSRCGNKPGRVKRVVSCKRKTHHLTVARRKQLGSGRTCDAANKENEMKYLQDTEQDIFHMDPWELPLIFNSSHKTGKTGSEQTDYCTLSELSRDHSTMTDVLFGRSLRLKVALTLWQRNVGELLTYFLRIQDTGVFVDFLPLISNCIDEDSPRITIGCCVDLFPLVKKVLSSPYEEYLIVGLKWIHSILKTWWKELRASSCSESSKPPLDKNFQVFNQQLLEFWHQEPYLKSVPGAAGDIAKIVDSFLSQLTSQR comes from the exons AATTAATGGACTCCAAAACTGCAGACGGAAAGAGCCAAAATCTTGAACGTGCCTTCCATTATGATGCAGCACACTACAAAGTGAGCTATTCTCATGGGAGAAACATAAACGAG GAAGATACTGACAAAAACGAGGAGTTCGACAAGAAGCG GTATCCAGTGAGTCGCTGCGGCAACAAACCGGGCAGAGTGAAGCGGGTGGTGTCATGTAAGAGGAAGACTCATCATCTGACTGTGGCTCGGAGGAAGCAGCTCGGGTCTGGGAGGACCTGCGATGCTGCAAACAAGGAAAACGAGATGAAATATTTGCAGGACACGGAGCAGGATATTTTCCATATGGACCCCTGGGAGCTCCCACTAATTTTCAACAGTAGCCACAAGACTGGTAAAACTGGTTCTGAACAGACTGACTACTGTACACTCAGTGAG CTCTCGAGGGATCATAGCACAATGACTGATGTGTTATTTGGAAGAAGTCTAAGGCTGAAAGTGGCTTTAACGCTGTGGCAGAGAAATGTTGGAGAGCTGTTGACGTACTTTCTGAG GATCCAAGACACCGGGGTGTTTGTTGATTTTCTCCCCCTAATAAGCAACTG CATTGACGAGGATTCTCCCAGGATAACAATCGGCTGCTGTGTCGACCTCTTTCCTTTAGTTAAGAAAGTCCTCAGCAGTCCATATGAAGA GTATCTTATTGTTGGTTTAAAGTGGATACATTCGATTTTGAAAACCTGGTGGAAGGAACTGAGAGCAAGTAGCTGCAGTGAATCCTCTAAACCGCCGTTGGATAA aaattTCCAAGTTTTCAACCAGCAGCTGTTGGAGTTTTGGCACCAGGAACCTTACTTGAAATCCGTTCCAGGAGCTGCAGGAGACATAGCAAAG ATTGTCGACTCCTTCCTGTCTCAACTGACTTCACAGCGCTAA